The Salvia miltiorrhiza cultivar Shanhuang (shh) chromosome 1, IMPLAD_Smil_shh, whole genome shotgun sequence genome has a window encoding:
- the LOC130988256 gene encoding organic cation/carnitine transporter 7-like yields MNTQVVDIDGSGPAYTLDEALGAVGFGKFQALVLAYAGLGAMSEAMEVMILSFIGPSVKAEWGLSSGQESLITTMVFAGMLIGAYFWGILSDNYGRRVGLLSVAVVTSIFAFLSAVSPNYVLLILFRMVVGIGLGGGPVYSTWFLEFVPVRNRGIWMVIFSTFWTIGTILEAALAWIVIPRLGWRWLLAVSSVPCFAAFILYFLTIETPRYLYMHGKIGDAYEVLKKMATVNKTELPSGKLVYEKTSNLNEDFTPLEGTILLDTREQETKSGYSSIFTLFSPSLVKTTLLLWVVYFGNSFSYYGVVLMTSELSSGVSKCHTSSHSELSTDSSLYINVFVTSFAELPGLILSAILVDKIGRRMSMVLMYVFGFVCLLPLMFQQQEAVAISLLFGARMFIIGNYTVAGIYCPELYPTSVRTTGVGVASAVGRVAGMICPLVAVELVSGCHQMAAISLFEIAILLSGISVLFFPIETKGRKLSDIVSVL; encoded by the exons ATGAATACTCAG GTGGTGGATATTGATGGGAGTGGTCCAGCTTACACTCTGGATGAAGCTCTTGGCGCGGTTGGGTTTGGGAAATTCCAAGCTCTGGTGCTGGCTTATGCCGGGCTTGGAGCCATGTCTGAAGCAATGGAGGTGATGATACTGTCTTTTATTGGACCTTCAGTGAAAGCAGAATGGGGGCTTTCGTCGGGGCAAGAGAGCTTGATCACCACTATGGTCTTTGCCGGGATGCTCATTGGAGCTTATTTCTGGGGCATCTTGTCTGATAATTATGGTAGAAG GGTAGGCCTTCTAAGTGTTGCTGTGGTAACTAGCATATTTGCTTTCCTCAGTGCCGTCTCCCcgaattatgttttattgatCCTCTTCCGAATGGTTGTTGGCATTGGTTTGGGTGGCGGACCTGTGTACTCAACCTGGTTTCTTGAGTTTGTGCCTGTGCGAAATAGGGGCATTTGGATGGTTATCTTCTCCACTTTCTGGACAATTGGAACCATACTCGAGGCTGCATTGGCATGG ATCGTTATTCCTAGATTGGGATGGAGATGGCTGCTTGCAGTATCATCAGTACCCTGTTTTGCAGCATTTATCTTATATTTCCTCACAATAGAGACTCCTAGGTACCTATACATGCATGGAAAGATCGGTGATGCATATGAGGTTTTGAAGAAAATGGCAACGGTCAACAAAACAGAGCTTCCTTCCGGAAAACTTGTTTATGAGAAAACGAGTAACCTGAACGAGGATTTTACTCCTTTGGAAGGCACCATATTACTTGATACCAGGgagcaagaaactaaatcaggCTACTCCTCGATCTTCACACTGTTCTCGCCAAGTTTAGTCAAAACAACCCTTCTCTTATGGGTGGTTTATTTTGGCAATTCATTCTCTTATTATGGTGTTGTGTTGATGACCTCGGAACTAAGCAGTGGAGTAAGTAAATGCCACACAAGTTCGCATTCAGAACTCTCGACAGATTCCAGCCTCTATATCAATGTATTCGTCACCAGCTTTGCAG AGCTTCCCGGGCTCATTCTATCAGCGATACTCGTGGACAAAATTGGTCGCAGGATGTCAATGGTGCTTATGTACGTGTTCGGATTTGTATGCCTTTTGCCATTGATGTTCCAGCAGCAAGAGGCTGTAGCCATATCTCTACTGTTTGGAGCCCGCATGTTCATCATCGGAAACTATACCGTGGCCGGTATCTACTGTCCAGAG TTATATCCGACGTCGGTGAGGACAACAGGAGTTGGTGTTGCGAGTGCTGTTGGGAGGGTTGCAGGCATGATATGTCCTCTTGTAGCTGTGGAGCTTGTTTCTGGTTGCCATCAAATGGCAGCAATAAGTTTATTTGAGATTGCAATACTTCTGTCAGGAATTAGTGTGCTTTTCTTCCCAATTGAAACCAAAGGAAGAAAGCTGAGTGATATTGTGAGTGTACTGTAA
- the LOC130988283 gene encoding organic cation/carnitine transporter 7-like: MGDSDHVYSLDEALAMVGFGKYQGLMLAYGGLGYIADAMEIMILSFIGTAVESEWHLSPGEQSLISTVVFAGMLVGSYFCGVISDAYGRKTGILGLATITSVAGLLSAFSPNYVTLLTLRCMAGVGLGGMHTFTTWFLEFIPVPNRGVWMIVFSSFWTIGTIFEAGLAWTVMPNFGWRWLLAISSVPCFIVLLLYSLVPESPRYLCMKGKFKEAHHILEKAAHFNGTTLQKGTLVLDHIKDDNEFAAPEDAPLLCPRVDEADNYKGSPSPSSFSLLFSPKLFRTTFALWFLYFGNTFSYYGVILLTSELSSGGSKCTLTTLHSEQSQNSSLYLDVFVTSLAEVPGLIVAAFIVDRVGRKLCMIIMFVVASVLLIPLLTQQNEATTTALLFGTRALVSATFIVACIYAPEVYPTSIRGTAVGLTTAIGRIGGMICPLVAVALVANCQQTYAVILFQVVILGCALSVVLSPFETKGKNLVDVL, from the exons ATGGGAGATTCTGACCACGTGTACTCTCTGGACGAAGCACTTGCTATGGTTGGCTTTGGTAAATACCAAGGTCTGATGCTAGCTTATGGGGGACTTGGTTATATCGCTGATGCAATGGAGATTATGATTCTCTCATTTATTGGAACAGCAGTTGAATCTGAGTGGCATCTGTCTCCTGGTGAGCAGAGCTTGATATCAACTGTGGTCTTTGCAGGGATGTTGGTTGGATCATATTTTTGTGGTGTCATATCAGATGCTTATGGACGAAA GACGGGAATCCTTGGTCTTGCCACTATTACATCTGTTGCTGGGCTATTAAGTGCTTTTTCACCAAATTATGTGACATTACTCACACTTCGTTGCATGGCTGGAGTCGGTCTTGGGGGTATGCATACCTTCACCACATGGTTTTTGGAATTCATCCCAGTACCAAACAGAGGTGTCTGGATGATTGTCTTTTCAAGTTTCTGGACAATTGGAACAATATTCGAGGCTGGCCTTGCATGG ACTGTCATGCCTAATTTTGGCTGGAGGTGGTTACTCGCAATATCTTCTGTACCTTGCTTCATCGTACTTCTATTGTACAGTTTGGTACCAGAATCTCCAAGGTATTTATGCATGAAAGGAAAATTCAAAGAGGCTCATCATATTCTGGAAAAGGCAGCACACTTTAATGGGACAACGCTCCAAAAGGGTACACTTGTTCTTGATCACATCAAGGATGATAATGAGTTTGCAGCACCAGAAGATGCCCCTTTACTGTGCCCAAGAGTGGATGAAGCAGACAACTACAAAGGCAGTCCTTCTCCCTCATCATTTTCTCTACTTTTTTCTCCAAAATTATTTAGAACTACTTTTGCTCTATGGTTTCTGTATTTTGGGAATACTTTCTCATACTATGGAGTTATACTGCTGACATCTGAACTGAGCAGTGGTGGAAGTAAGTGTACCCTAACCACGTTGCATTCAGAGCAAAGCCAAAACTCAAGCCTTTATCTCGATGTTTTTGTTACCAGTTTGGCAG AGGTTCCCGGCCTGATCGTAGCAGCCTTCATTGTGGACAGAGTTGGTCGCAAGCTTTGCATGATAATCATGTTCGTGGTAGCTTCAGTTCTACTTATTCCGCTATTAACTCAACAGAATGAGGCTACTACCACAGCTCTGTTGTTTGGAACTCGCGCATTAGTTTCCGCAACATTCATAGTTGCCTGTATTTACGCCCCAGAG GTATATCCGACTAGCATAAGGGGAACTGCTGTTGGACTAACAACTGCTATTGGGAGAATTGGAGGCATGATATGCCCTCTCGTAGCAGTAGCGCTGGTTGCTAATTGTCAGCAGACGTATGCAGTGATTCTTTTCCAGGTAGTGATTCTTGGCTGTGCTCTCAGCGTCGTGCTCTCCCCGTTCGAGACCAAGGGGAAGAACCTGGTCGACGTTCTTTAG
- the LOC130988274 gene encoding pentatricopeptide repeat-containing protein At4g31070, mitochondrial — protein MHHRIINRLASSCSCAPAPLHTKIKHLISQELYEQALTFYAQHLHPFQLTIDTAFLVPSITKACALSQSHRILGRQLHCNVIKNAFHSDFTVSNSLLSMYAKFFDTERAEKVFDEMPSRDTISWNSMINCYIQNGHFSEALSTLKEMYGLGLAPKPELAAGCIATCVRNGSWRLGRAMHALFFLDERMECSTFVATALVDFYWRFGDPEMAFRVFDGIVEKNEVSWTAMICGCIEFQDHVRAFACLRAMQFGDVKPNRVTLVSVLPACAALHSLPHGKEIHGYAVRHGYDSDAQLSAALLHAYCECRGAVRIARLIFERSVSKEVVMWSSMIAGYSRSKATAREGIKLFNRMQIEGIVPNSATILAVISACVCLLSLTDGSGVHGYALKSGLGNDLFVHNALINMYSKCGSLKDSVKVFSEMATRDCVSWSSLISAYGLHGYGREALQLFHEMQLQGGGVKVDGLTYLAVLSACSHAGLVDEGRALFDRALNDVEVSLSLEHYGCYIDLLGRAGEIEAAYDVLCRMPMEPSPGILTCLVSACRLYGRLDVAESVGNILVGMEPENAANHTLLSMVYAESDKWCGVEEVRRYMKGRKLRKNPSCSKV, from the coding sequence ATGCATCATCGTATAATCAATCGGTTGGCCTCAAGTTGTTCATGCGCCCCAGCGCCGCTCCACACCAAAATCAAGCATCTCATCTCGCAAGAATTATACGAGCAAGCTCTCACATTCTACGCGCAACATCTCCACCCTTTCCAACTGACCATAGACACAGCCTTCCTCGTTCCCTCCATCACCAAAGCATGCGCTCTTTCCCAATCCCACCGGATTCTCGGCCGCCAGCTTCACTGCAACGTCATCAAAAATGCTTTCCATTCAGATTTCACTGTATCGAATTCCCTGCTATCCATGTACGCCAAGTTTTTCGACACAGAGCGTGCAGAGAaggtgttcgacgaaatgcctAGCAGGGACACCATTTCTTGGAACTCCATGATAAACTGCTATATACAAAACGGGCACTTCTCTGAAGCGCTTAGCACGCTCAAGGAAATGTACGGCCTTGGTCTCGCGCCGAAGCCGGAGTTGGCTGCGGGCTGTATCGCGACGTGCGTTAGGAACGGGAGTTGGAGACTGGGGAGAGCGATGCATGCTCTTTTCTTCCTTGATGAGAGGATGGAGTGTTCGACGTTCGTGGCGACAGCGCTGGTGGATTTCTACTGGAGGTTCGGTGATCCGGAGATGGCGTTTCGAGTTTTTGATGGGATCGTGGAGAAGAATGAGGTGTCGTGGACCGCGATGATCTGTGGATGCATCGAGTTTCAAGATCATGTTAGGGCGTTTGCTTGCTTACGAGCAATGCAGTTTGGTGATGTGAAACCTAACAGGGTGACTTTGGTTAGTGTTTTGCCAGCTTGTGCTGCCCTGCACTCGCTCCCACATGGGAAGGAAATTCATGGCTATGCTGTCCGGCACGGTTATGATTCGGATGCTCAGTTGTCGGCCGCGCTTTTGCACGCGTATTGTGAGTGCCGGGGGGCAGTGAGGATCGCCAGGCTTATATTCGAGAGGTCTGTGAGTAAGGAGGTCGTGATGTGGAGTTCTATGATCGCGGGCTATTCTCGAAGCAAGGCTACTGCTAGAGAAGGTATCAAGCTATTCAATCGGATGCAGATTGAAGGAATTGTACCCAATAGTGCTACCATCTTGGCCGTGATTTCAGCATGCGTTTGCTTGTTATCTCTAACCGATGGCAGTGGTGTCCATGGCTACGCCTTGAAATCGGGCTTGGGAAACGACCTGTTCGTTCATAATGCCCTTATCAACATGTATTCCAAGTGTGGCAGTCTTAAAGATTCCGTCAAAGTGTTCAGTGAGATGGCGACTAGAGATTGCGTTTCTTGGAGCTCTCTTATTAGCGCATACGGGCTCCACGGCTATGGAAGGGAAGCTCTGCAGCTCTTTCATGAGATGCAGTTGCAAGGGGGTGGAGTGAAGGTGGATGGACTTACGTATCTTGCAGTCTTGTCCGCCTGCAGCCATGCTGGCCTCGTAGATGAGGGGCGGGCGCTCTTTGATCGGGCATTGAACGATGTGGAGGTGTCTCTGAGCTTGGAACACTATGGTTGCTACATTGACCTTCTTGGAAGGGCAGGGGAGATTGAAGCTGCATACGATGTTTTGTGCCGAATGCCGATGGAGCCGAGCCCCGGAATCTTGACTTGTTTGGTTTCTGCGTGTAGGCTTTATGGGAGATTGGATGTAGCAGAATCAGTAGGTAATATTCTCGTTGGAATGGAACCTGAGAATGCTGCCAATCATACTCTTTTAAGCATGGTATATGCTGAATCTGATAAATGGTGTGGGGTGGAAGAAGTTAGGAGATACATGAAGGGAAGAAAATTGAGGAAAAACCCTAGCTGTAGCAAAGTTTAA
- the LOC130988295 gene encoding uncharacterized protein LOC130988295: MKPVVGTVVSNKMQKSVVVAVDRLFHHKLYNRYVKRTSKFMAHDEQNNCNIGDRVRLDPSRPLSKRKHWTVAEILKKARIYVPPSLNKDVSTPNDSSNKTS; encoded by the exons ATGAAACCGGTGGTGGGGACTGTGGTGTCCAACAAAATGCAGAAATCGGTGGTTGTGGCGGTGGACCGCCTCTTCCACCATAAGCTATACAACCGCTACGTCAAGCGCACCTCCAAATTCATGGCGCACGACGAGCAAAATAACTGCAACATCGGCGATCGC GTGAGGTTGGATCCTTCGCGGCCGCTCAGCAAGCGGAAGCATTGGACTGTGGCCGAAATCCTTAAGAAAGCGAGGATATACGTGCCGCCGTCTCTTAACAAGGATGTTTCTACACCAAATGATTCAAGCAACAAGACGTCTTGA